The Medicago truncatula cultivar Jemalong A17 chromosome 4, MtrunA17r5.0-ANR, whole genome shotgun sequence genome includes a region encoding these proteins:
- the LOC11408455 gene encoding uncharacterized protein isoform X2 → MITMDGDGINWVGNLYQKFENMCLEAEDMIYEDTVEYIENQMQTVGENVKKLYSDIVGDLLPSISCVLDEKEDSEFPKDQVTDAGFCKKPIQNFMERSAKANTKQTTEDSKIDHNADNDVVHKTGALIMSSSKSSVKRRNIVSRSRQHIGKNDIKSNIGIDENQVNEKMAATKIFNEITSAEPDTRMPSQGCEISNEDQNPVASVSKPALDEVARLASEPDHCNEIKNACTKQFPYVLLQVKSAEEKQIGLSMDRTIQCDDCSNSMVVLSHPEQGHKTVQEDHLKLEETCVIVTGDDLELVPKEVGNLKANKKTRRQGFSLSKKSARKQEYKELAAWHGNNEKANGVSMKNLDQTLQEDQKKLLLHSVSEPEWELL, encoded by the exons ATGATCACCATGGATGGGGACGGCATAAATTGGGTTGGAAACCTGTAtcagaaatttgaaaatatgtGCCTGGAGGCAGAAGACATGATATACGAG GATACAGTTGAATATATTGAGAATCAGATGCAGACTGTTGGGGAAAATGTGAAAAAGTTATATTCTGATATCGTGGGAGATTTACTTCCTTCAATTTCATGTGTTTTGGATGAGAAGGAAGACTCTGAATTTCCAAAAGATCAAGTTACTGATGCTGGGTTCTGTAAGAAGCCAATCCAAAATTTCATGGAAAGATCTGCGAAGGCTAATACCAAGCAAACAACCGAGGATTCAAAGATTGATCATAATGCTGATAATGATGTTGTACATAAGACCGGTGCTTTGATTATGTCATCTTCAAAAAGTTCTgtcaaaagaagaaatattgTTTCTCGCTCAAGACAGCACATTgggaaaaatgatattaaatcaAATATTGGCATTGATGAAAATCAAGTAAATGAGAAAATGGCTGCAACCAAGATATTCAATGAAATCACTTCGGCAGAACCAGATACACGCATGCCATCACAAGGTTGTGAGATTTCAAATGAAGATCAAAATCCTGTAGCTAGTGTTTCAAAGCCAGCTTTGGATGAAGTGGCAAGACTTGCTTCTGAACCTGACCAttgtaatgaaattaaaaatgctTGTACTAAGCAGTTCCCTTATGTTCTGTTACAAGTTAAATCAGCTGAAGAAAAACAGATTG GTTTATCTATGGATAGAACAATACAGTGTGATGATTGTTCTAATAGCATGGTGGTTCTATCTCATCCAg AACAAGGTCATAAAACCGTGCAAGAAGATCATCTGAAGCTTGAGGAAACTTGTGTTATAGTGACTGGAGATGATCTCGAATTAGTTCCCAAAGAAGTTGGTAATCTGAAGGCTAACAAG AAAACAAGGCGGCAAGGCTTTTCTTTATCCAAGAAATCGGCAAGAAAGCAAGAGTATAAGGAGCTTGCAGCGTGGCATGGAAACAATGAAAAAGCAAATGGAGTTTCAATGAAGAATTTAGATCAAACATTACAGGAGGATCAAAAGAAGTTACTGCTTCATAGTGTGTCTGAACCTGAATGGGAGCTTCTGTAG
- the LOC120579972 gene encoding uncharacterized protein — protein sequence MVAIEVLHFMKAKTRGEDRYVSLKLDISKAYDRMDWNYLRAVLNKMGFHNRWIHWMCMCVESVDYSVLVNGTQVGPIIPGRGVRQGDPLSPYLFIICAEGLSSLIRDAETRGVLTGTKVCCQAPSISHLLFADNCFLFFKANKDQAHVMKHILSTYELASGQAISLPKSEIYCSRNVPDDLKANITDILGVQLVLGTGKYLGLPSMIGRDRNATFAYIKDRVWQRINSWSGKCLSKAGREVMIKSVLQAIPSYVMSIFQLPTTLLDSIEKMMNSFWWGNGKTTQRGIHWMNWEKLSAPKIHGGMGFKDLSAFNLAMLGKQGWKFITEPDSLVSRIFKARYFPSGSYLTATVGHNPSYVWRSIMRARFIVVRQVFSDDIANKVLHTPLISQVDEDRIIWKAERHRRYSVWNRTGLWGSVQHALSTTASASEAIFYLLETLSVELKQHMSSVLWSIWKHRNLRVWDDVTETSAAVVERARNMLADWQLANAPDVLVSRSNHQPTTASTSQQHRITWQPPVAGRYKCNIDAAFSSHVNRTGIGICVRDAEGTFVLAKTMTYPCTVQVEVGEALGLHSALQWLSDMQFDNVDFETDSKLTAEAFLSTRNDLSEFGCIISSCRSLFSTFFSNSRVEFVRRQANVVAHALAREATSLTSPAEAPLEYQLIVGLVLHQILQEVRNNWIRTPLLLIPIPNF from the exons ATGGTAGCAATTGAGGTTTTACATTTTATGAAAGCCAAGACGCGAGGGGAAGACAGATATGTTTCTCTAAAACTTGATATTAGCAAAGCCTATGATCGTATGGACTGGAATTatttgagggctgttttgaataagatggGTTTTCATAACCGTTGGATTCATTGGATGTGTATGTGCGTCGAATCAGTGGATTATTCTGTGCTTGTAAATGGTACACAGGTCGGTCCTATTATTCCAGGGCGGGGTGTCCGTCAAGGGGATCCTCTCTCTCCGTACTTGTTTATTATTTGTGCAGAAGGTTTATCTTCGCTTATCAGAGATGCCGAGACAAGAGGTGTCCTCACCGGTACAAAGGTTTGTTGTCAAGCACCGTCAATTTCTCATCTTTTATTCGCTGAtaattgttttctctttttcaaAGCTAACAAGGATCAAGCACATGTTATGAAGCATATTCTATCCACTTATGAATTAGCTTCTGGTCAAGCGATCAGTTTACCAAAGTCTGAAATATATTGCAGTCGTAATGTTCCTGATGACCTCAAAGCTAACATTACAGATATTCTAGGCGTCCAACTTGTGTTGGGCACAGGTAAATATTTGGGCTTACCTTCTATGATAGGTCGAGATCGAAATGCTACTTTTGCTTACATCAAGGATCGTGTTTGGCAGAGAATCAATTCCTGGAGTGGTAAGTGTCTCTCTAAAGCAGGTCGAGAGGTTATGATAAAATCTGTTTTGCAGGCTATTCCTTCTTATGTGATGAGTATCTTTCAGCTTCCCACTACCTTACTAGACTCAATTGAAAAGATGATGAACTCCTTCTGGTGGGGCAACGGTAAAACAACACAAAGAGGGATTCATTGGATGAATTGGGAGAAGCTTTCAGCACCAAAGATTCACGGAGGTATGGGTTTCAAGGACCTATCTGCTTTTAATTTGGCTATGTTAGGTAAACAGGGATGGAAATTTATTACAGAACCAGATTCTCTGGTGTCTCGAATTTTTAAAGCTCGTTACTTCCCCTCTGGCTCCTATCTCACGGCCACTGTTGGGCACAACCCCAGCTATGTTTGGCGCAGCATCATGCGTGCTAGATTTATT gtggttagacaagtttttagTGATGATATAGCAAACAAAGTACTACATACGCCATTGATTTCTCAGGTTGACGAGGATAGAATTATATGGAAAGCGGAAAGGCACAGACGTTACTCT GTTTGGAATAGAACAGGTCTTTGGGGTTCGGTGCAACACGCCCTTTCTACCACTGCCTCAGCTTCGGAAGCTATATTTTATCTGTTGGAGACTTTGTCGGttgaattaaaacaacataTGTCATCTGTATTATGGAGTATATGGAAGCACCGCAATCTCAGAGTGTGGGATGATGTAACAGAAACAAGTGCCGCGGTTGTCGAGCGTGCTAGAAACATGCTTGCAGACTGGCAACTGGCTAATGCTCCGGATGTTCTTGTATCTAGATCGAATCATCAACCAACAACGGCCTCCACCTCTCAACAACATCGAATCACGTGGCAGCCTCCCGTGGCCGGAAGATACAAATGTAACATCGATGCGGCCTTCTCTTCTCACGTCAACCGTACAGGTATTGGTATTTGTGTTCGCGATGCAGAAGGTACGTTTGTTCTGGCTAAGACTATGACATACCCTTGTACTGTTCAGGTGGAAGTGGGTGAAGCTTTAGGGCTGCACTCTGCTTTGCAATGGTTGAGTGATATGCAATTTGACAATGTGGATTTCGAAACAGACTCTAAGTTGACAGCTGAAGCCTTCCTTTCTACTAGAAACGACTTGTCCGAATTTGGATGCATTATTTCCTCATGTCGTTCTTTGTTCAGTACTTTCTTTTCTAACTCTAGGGTGGAGTTTGTTAGGCGACAAGCCAACGTGGTTGCTCATGCTCTTGCAAGGGAGGCCACGTCTTTAACTAGTCCCGCc GAGGCTCCTCTTGAGTATCAACTTATTGTTGGACTTGTTCTTCATCAAATATTGCAGGAAGTTAGGAACAACTGGATTAGAACTCCTCTCCTTCTTATTCCAATTCCAAACTTCTGA
- the LOC11416253 gene encoding signaling peptide TAXIMIN 1 produces MCNSEGECRPLGFLLGLPFAFLCLLISIVGVLIWIVGLALTCICPCCLCLTIIVELALELVKAPLHVMEWFTSKIPC; encoded by the exons ATGTGCAATTCAGAAGGTGAATGCAGACCATTGGGTTTTCTATTAGGTCTTCCTTTCGCCTTTCTCTGTCTCCTCATCTCAATCGTTGGTGTACTCATCTGGATTGTCGG ATTGGCGCTTACTTGTATATGTCCTTGTTGTTTGTGTTTAACTATAATAGTGGAGCTTGCGCTTGAATTGGTCAAAGCTCCATTGCATGTCATGGAGTGGTTCACCTCTAAGATCCCCTGCTGA
- the LOC11422335 gene encoding seed biotin-containing protein SBP65, which translates to MASEQMFRGGVYHETETFLEVREVHIQKHGKNLDKNFAAAVNDIKESNKDKGGGDTDNKKQHIGEPHSGRYNESEEAKGVGGYLNKFEIKGVVEAAAKGLRDREEKETTMDHNRCQKAMDDTNANAQERVKQEARNNEEESEAKRVSQNKEYKEGPSEKTATKSFEETQGQDHEGIEKSSVVRPLPQMANESNTVESFQGVQERDKAKKQGVIGETKIQHAEKMNKTDESLQSQEGGKRNKVYATYADAVKANDSTKSIQEQELNENIAEKSFEGNNEQPQDGVVKMEKVTDGGSTVLGAVGETVAEIGENMIQPAKKVMEKSEEGKEGGVLGAIGETVAEIAQTTKVLALGEGETESKQSIESNAK; encoded by the exons atggcaTCTGAACAAATGTTTCGCGGAGGAGTATACCATGAGACTGAGACGTTTTTGGAGGTAAGAGAGGTTCATATCCAGAAACATGGAAAAAACCTTGACAAAAACTTTGCTGCTGCTGTGAATGATATTAAGGAatcaaataaagataaaggaggGGGTGATACTGATAACAAAAAACAGCATATTGGAGAGCCACACTCTGGTAGATACAACGAGTCTGAAGAAGCTAAAGGTGTTGGAGGTTATTTGAACAAGTTTGAAATAAAAGGCGTGGTAGAAGCTGCTGCTAAAGGATTGAGGGACAGAGAGGAGAAAGAAACAACAATGGACCATAATAGATGTCAGAAGGCAATGGATGATACCAATGCAAATGCCCAAGAAAGAGTAAAACAAGAAGCAAGGAACAATGAGGAGGAATCAGAGGCCAAAAGAGTTTCACAAAATAAG GAATATAAGGAGGGGCCATCAGAAAAAACTGCCACCAAAAGCTTTGAAGAGACACAAGGGCAGGACCATGAAGGAATTGAGAAATCTAGTGTTGTTCGTCCACTTCCACAGATGGCTAATGAAAGCAACACTGTGGAAAGCTTTCAGGGAGTTCAAGAGAGAGACAAAGCAAAAAAGCAAGGTGTGATTGGGGAAACTAAAATCCAACATGCAGAAAAGATGAACAAAACTGATGAAAGTTTACAAAGTCAAGAGGGAGGAAAAAGAAACAAAGTGTATGCTACTTATGCAGACGCTGTGAAAGCCAATGATTCCACAAAGAGTATACAAGAACAAGAGCTAAATGAAAACATAGCTGAAAAAAGCTTTGAAGGAAATAATGAACAACCTCAAGATGGTGTTGTGAAGATGGAGAAGGTTACTGATGGTGGAAGTACTGTGTTGGGAGCTGTAGGTGAAACTGTGGCAGAGATTGGAGAAAACATGATTCAACCAGCGAAGAAAGTGATGGAAAAGAGTGAAGAGGGAAAAGAGGGTGGAGTTTTGGGTGCTATAGGTGAAACTGTTGCAGAAATTGCACAGACAACTAAGGTGCTTGCCCTTGGAGAAGGGGAAACAGAGTCAAAGCAGAGCATTGAGTCAAATGCTAAGTGA
- the LOC11419379 gene encoding protein trichome birefringence-like 39, with product MVSVLVNALFPTLFLTLFLYSHQTKSEDFNSFSNETNFEVSNIAGTCNLFRGKWVYDASYPLYDPSTCPFIDPQFNCQKHGRKDKLYQKYRWMPFSCNMPRFNGLNFLKGNKGKKIMFVGDSLSLNQFNSLACMIHAAVPNSRSTFRQRDAISSVTFEEYGLELFLYRTAYLVDLDHDKEGRVLKLDSIKSGEAWRGMDVLIFNTWHWWTHTGSSQPWDYIQENKKLYKDMNRFVAFYKGLQTWARWVEMNVNPAQTKVFFLGISPVHYQGRDWNQPTKSCMSEKVPYFGLKYPGGTPMAWMVVNKVLRKMSKPVYFLDVTTLSQYRKDAHPEGYSGVMATDCSHWCLPGLPDTWNQLLYAALSH from the exons ATGGTTTCAGTGCTTGTAAATGCTCTGTTTCCAACTCTGTTTCTAACTCTGTTTCTGTATTCCCACCAAACAAAATCAGAGGATTTTAACTCTTTCAGCAATGAGACCAACTTTGAAGTCAGTAACATTGCAGGAACATGTAACTTGTTCCGTGGCAAATGGGTCTACGACGCTTCATATCCTCTCTATGACCCTTCAACTTGTCCTTTCATAGATCCACAGTTCAATTGTCAGAAACATGGTCGCAAAGATAAGCTTTACCAGAAATATAGGTGGATGCCATTTTCTTGTAACATGCCAAG GTTCAATGGTTTGAACTTTCTGAAaggaaataaaggaaaaaagattATGTTTGTTGGTGACTCTTTGAGCTTAAATCAGTTCAATTCATTGGCTTGTATGATTCATGCTGCTGTACCAAATTCTAGAAGCACATTCAGACAAAGAGATGCTATCTCTTCAGTCACATTTGAG gagTATGGGCTTGAGTTATTTCTATACCGCACAGCATACTTGGTGGACCTTGATCATGATAAAGAAGGACGAGTATTGAAGCTTGATTCAATCAAGAGTGGTGAAGCTTGGAGAGGAATGGATGTGTTGATCTTCAACACGTGGCATTGGTGGACCCACACTGGAAGCTCACAGCC ATGGGATTATATTCAGGAGAATAAAAAGTTGTATAAAGATATGAATCGTTTTGTTGCATTCTACAAAGGACTACAAACTTGGGCTAGGTGGGTTGAAATGAATGTTAATCCAGCACAAACCAAAGTCTTCTTCTTAGGAATTTCTCCTGTCCATTACCA GGGGAGAGATTGGAACCAACCAACAAAGTCATGCATGAGTGAGAAAGTGCCATATTTTGGTTTGAAATACCCTGGAGGGACACCAATGGCTTGGATGGTGGTGAACAAGGTGTTGAGAAAGATGAGTAAGCCAGTTTATTTCTTAGATGTGACAACTCTTTCACAGTATAGAAAAGATGCACATCCTGAAGGTTATAGTGGTGTTATGGCAACTGATTGTAGCCACTGGTGTCTTCCTGGACTTCCTGATACTTGGAATCAGCTTCTCTATGCAGCACTTTCTcattga
- the LOC11408455 gene encoding uncharacterized protein isoform X1 translates to MITMDGDGINWVGNLYQKFENMCLEAEDMIYEDTVEYIENQMQTVGENVKKLYSDIVGDLLPSISCVLDEKEDSEFPKDQVTDAGFCKKPIQNFMERSAKANTKQTTEDSKIDHNADNDVVHKTGALIMSSSKSSVKRRNIVSRSRQHIGKNDIKSNIGIDENQVNEKMAATKIFNEITSAEPDTRMPSQGCEISNEDQNPVASVSKPALDEVARLASEPDHCNEIKNACTKQFPYVLLQVKSAEEKQIGTSSYDSLSMDRTIQCDDCSNSMVVLSHPEQGHKTVQEDHLKLEETCVIVTGDDLELVPKEVGNLKANKKTRRQGFSLSKKSARKQEYKELAAWHGNNEKANGVSMKNLDQTLQEDQKKLLLHSVSEPEWELL, encoded by the exons ATGATCACCATGGATGGGGACGGCATAAATTGGGTTGGAAACCTGTAtcagaaatttgaaaatatgtGCCTGGAGGCAGAAGACATGATATACGAG GATACAGTTGAATATATTGAGAATCAGATGCAGACTGTTGGGGAAAATGTGAAAAAGTTATATTCTGATATCGTGGGAGATTTACTTCCTTCAATTTCATGTGTTTTGGATGAGAAGGAAGACTCTGAATTTCCAAAAGATCAAGTTACTGATGCTGGGTTCTGTAAGAAGCCAATCCAAAATTTCATGGAAAGATCTGCGAAGGCTAATACCAAGCAAACAACCGAGGATTCAAAGATTGATCATAATGCTGATAATGATGTTGTACATAAGACCGGTGCTTTGATTATGTCATCTTCAAAAAGTTCTgtcaaaagaagaaatattgTTTCTCGCTCAAGACAGCACATTgggaaaaatgatattaaatcaAATATTGGCATTGATGAAAATCAAGTAAATGAGAAAATGGCTGCAACCAAGATATTCAATGAAATCACTTCGGCAGAACCAGATACACGCATGCCATCACAAGGTTGTGAGATTTCAAATGAAGATCAAAATCCTGTAGCTAGTGTTTCAAAGCCAGCTTTGGATGAAGTGGCAAGACTTGCTTCTGAACCTGACCAttgtaatgaaattaaaaatgctTGTACTAAGCAGTTCCCTTATGTTCTGTTACAAGTTAAATCAGCTGAAGAAAAACAGATTGGTACGAGTTCTTATGATA GTTTATCTATGGATAGAACAATACAGTGTGATGATTGTTCTAATAGCATGGTGGTTCTATCTCATCCAg AACAAGGTCATAAAACCGTGCAAGAAGATCATCTGAAGCTTGAGGAAACTTGTGTTATAGTGACTGGAGATGATCTCGAATTAGTTCCCAAAGAAGTTGGTAATCTGAAGGCTAACAAG AAAACAAGGCGGCAAGGCTTTTCTTTATCCAAGAAATCGGCAAGAAAGCAAGAGTATAAGGAGCTTGCAGCGTGGCATGGAAACAATGAAAAAGCAAATGGAGTTTCAATGAAGAATTTAGATCAAACATTACAGGAGGATCAAAAGAAGTTACTGCTTCATAGTGTGTCTGAACCTGAATGGGAGCTTCTGTAG